In Nicotiana tabacum cultivar K326 chromosome 2, ASM71507v2, whole genome shotgun sequence, the following proteins share a genomic window:
- the LOC107770906 gene encoding DEAD-box ATP-dependent RNA helicase 20 isoform X1: MSYVPPHLRNFSAGKTTTLNSDGAAADYFSSKLSSHQSRIHCNGELDKSSSNGYSNSSRRSSVNYSTASRTAIPDPEFPQWKPSERVLRLKSEQIEEIRLRLNVDVNVAPGSSSAPAPIESFPDMCLHPSIMKDIEKHGYTAPTSIQAQSMPVALSGRDLLGCAETGSGKTAAFSIPMIQVANFISMSYCESVSVHCLAQQPLQRGDGPLALVLAPTRELAQQIEKEVTAFSLSLDSFKTAIVVGGTNISEQRSELRAGVHIVVATPGRLIDHLQQGNTSLCRISFVVLDEADRMLDMGFEPQIREVMRNLPEKHQTLLFSATMPTEIEALAQDYLTNPVRIKVGKVSSPTANVSQILEKVPENDKIDRLLDLLVEEAAQSERSGHPFPLTIVFVERKTKCDEVAEALTQQGLLATALHGGRSQSEREAALRDFRHGPINILVATDVASRGLDVTGVGHVINLDLPKTMEDYVHRIGRTGRAGSTGRATSFYTDRDMYLVAQIRRAIADIGSGNDVTFAMGKTARRKEREAAAAEKEARSTLSKLSLVESAVNVEDKYRHMITPAMIKKEGAADDAWDD, translated from the exons ATGTCTTATGTACCTCCTCACCTGAGAAACTTTTCTGCCGGCAAAACCACCACTCTGAACAGTGACGGCGCCGCCGCCGATTACTTCTCATCAAAACTCAGCTCGCATCAGTCCAGAATTCATTGCAATGGCGAGCTCGACAAGTCCTCGTCCAACGGATACTCTAATTCATCTCGCCGGAGCTCCGTTAATTACTCGACGGCATCGAGAACGGCCATCCCTGACCCTGAGTTTCCCCAATGGAAGCCTTCCGAACGTGTTCTCCGTCTTAAATCCGAGCAG ATAGAAGAGATTCGATTAAGGCTTAACGTTGATGTAAATGTTGCCCCAGGCTCAAGTTCTGCACCTGCACCTATTGAATCATTTCCTGATATG TGCTTGCATCCAAGCATCATGAAGGATATTGAAAAGCATGGCTACACTGCACCGACTTCTATTCAGGCTCAATCCATGCCAGTTGCTCTTAGTGGCAGAGATCTCTTGGGTTGTGCTGAAACTGGTAGTGGGAAGACCGCTGCGTTCAGCATACCTATGATACAGGTTGCGAATTTCATTTCCATGTCATATTGCGAATCTGTCAGTGTT CACTGTTTGGCTCAACAACCTCTTCAACGTGGTGATGGACCTTTGGCATTAGTGTTGGCGCCTACGAGAGAGCTTGCGCAACAAATAGAGAAAGAG GTTACGGCTTTCAGTCTGTCACTGGATTCCTTTAAGACCGCAATTGTTGTAGGTGGGACAAACATTAGTGAACAG AGGTCTGAACTTCGAGCAGGAGTACATATAGTGGTTGCTACTCCAGGAAGACTTATAGATCATTTACAGCAAGGAAATACTTCCCTCTGCAGgatctcttttgttgttttggaTGAGGCTGATAGAATGCTTGATATGGGGTTTGAACCTCAGATAAGAGAG GTGATGCGAAATCTTCCAGAAAAGCATCAAACACTGCTCTTCAGTGCCACCATGCCTACAGAAATTGAAGCATTGGCACAG GATTACTTGACTAATCCGGTGCGGataaaagttggaaaagttagcAGCCCGACTGCAAATGTTTCCCAGATTTTAGAGAAGGTACCTGAAAATGATAAG ATTGACCGACTTTTGGATTTGTTGGTTGAGGAGGCAGCTCAATCTGAAAGATCTGGTCATCCCTTCCCTTTGACCATTGTATTTGTGGAAAGGAAG ACGAAGTGTGATGAAGTAGCAGAAGCTTTAACGCAGCAGGGTTTGCTTGCAACTGCACTTCATGGTGGTCGTAGCCAAAGTGAAAGAGAGGCCGCCCTTCGTGATTTCAGACACGGTCCTATCAATATCTTG GTCGCGACTGATGTTGCGTCTAGGGGATTGGATGTCACAGGAGTTGGACATGTAATTAACCTAGATCTCCCAAAG ACCATGGAAGATTATGTACACCGGATTGGAAGGACTGGTCGTGCAGGATCAACGGGCCGAGCTACTTCATTTTACACTGATCGTGATATG TATCTTGTGGCACAAATACGAAGAGCTATTGCTGATATCGGTTCTGGTAATGATGTGACCTTTGCTATGGGAAAG ACTGctagaagaaaggagagagaggcTGCAGCTGCCGAAAAAGAAGCAAGGAGTACATTGTCTAAACTCTCTTTAGTCGAGTCTGCGGTAAATGTGGAGGATAAATATAGGCACATGATTACCCCAGCGATGATAAAAAAGGAGGGAGCTGCAGATGATGCTTGGGATGACTGA
- the LOC107770906 gene encoding DEAD-box ATP-dependent RNA helicase 20 isoform X3, giving the protein MSYVPPHLRNFSAGKTTTLNSDGAAADYFSSKLSSHQSRIHCNGELDKSSSNGYSNSSRRSSVNYSTASRTAIPDPEFPQWKPSERVLRLKSEQIEEIRLRLNVDVNVAPGSSSAPAPIESFPDMCLHPSIMKDIEKHGYTAPTSIQAQSMPVALSGRDLLGCAETGSGKTAAFSIPMIQHCLAQQPLQRGDGPLALVLAPTRELAQQIEKEVTAFSLSLDSFKTAIVVGGTNISEQRSELRAGVHIVVATPGRLIDHLQQGNTSLCRISFVVLDEADRMLDMGFEPQIREVMRNLPEKHQTLLFSATMPTEIEALAQDYLTNPVRIKVGKVSSPTANVSQILEKVPENDKIDRLLDLLVEEAAQSERSGHPFPLTIVFVERKTKCDEVAEALTQQGLLATALHGGRSQSEREAALRDFRHGPINILVATDVASRGLDVTGVGHVINLDLPKTMEDYVHRIGRTGRAGSTGRATSFYTDRDMYLVAQIRRAIADIGSGNDVTFAMGKTARRKEREAAAAEKEARSTLSKLSLVESAVNVEDKYRHMITPAMIKKEGAADDAWDD; this is encoded by the exons ATGTCTTATGTACCTCCTCACCTGAGAAACTTTTCTGCCGGCAAAACCACCACTCTGAACAGTGACGGCGCCGCCGCCGATTACTTCTCATCAAAACTCAGCTCGCATCAGTCCAGAATTCATTGCAATGGCGAGCTCGACAAGTCCTCGTCCAACGGATACTCTAATTCATCTCGCCGGAGCTCCGTTAATTACTCGACGGCATCGAGAACGGCCATCCCTGACCCTGAGTTTCCCCAATGGAAGCCTTCCGAACGTGTTCTCCGTCTTAAATCCGAGCAG ATAGAAGAGATTCGATTAAGGCTTAACGTTGATGTAAATGTTGCCCCAGGCTCAAGTTCTGCACCTGCACCTATTGAATCATTTCCTGATATG TGCTTGCATCCAAGCATCATGAAGGATATTGAAAAGCATGGCTACACTGCACCGACTTCTATTCAGGCTCAATCCATGCCAGTTGCTCTTAGTGGCAGAGATCTCTTGGGTTGTGCTGAAACTGGTAGTGGGAAGACCGCTGCGTTCAGCATACCTATGATACAG CACTGTTTGGCTCAACAACCTCTTCAACGTGGTGATGGACCTTTGGCATTAGTGTTGGCGCCTACGAGAGAGCTTGCGCAACAAATAGAGAAAGAG GTTACGGCTTTCAGTCTGTCACTGGATTCCTTTAAGACCGCAATTGTTGTAGGTGGGACAAACATTAGTGAACAG AGGTCTGAACTTCGAGCAGGAGTACATATAGTGGTTGCTACTCCAGGAAGACTTATAGATCATTTACAGCAAGGAAATACTTCCCTCTGCAGgatctcttttgttgttttggaTGAGGCTGATAGAATGCTTGATATGGGGTTTGAACCTCAGATAAGAGAG GTGATGCGAAATCTTCCAGAAAAGCATCAAACACTGCTCTTCAGTGCCACCATGCCTACAGAAATTGAAGCATTGGCACAG GATTACTTGACTAATCCGGTGCGGataaaagttggaaaagttagcAGCCCGACTGCAAATGTTTCCCAGATTTTAGAGAAGGTACCTGAAAATGATAAG ATTGACCGACTTTTGGATTTGTTGGTTGAGGAGGCAGCTCAATCTGAAAGATCTGGTCATCCCTTCCCTTTGACCATTGTATTTGTGGAAAGGAAG ACGAAGTGTGATGAAGTAGCAGAAGCTTTAACGCAGCAGGGTTTGCTTGCAACTGCACTTCATGGTGGTCGTAGCCAAAGTGAAAGAGAGGCCGCCCTTCGTGATTTCAGACACGGTCCTATCAATATCTTG GTCGCGACTGATGTTGCGTCTAGGGGATTGGATGTCACAGGAGTTGGACATGTAATTAACCTAGATCTCCCAAAG ACCATGGAAGATTATGTACACCGGATTGGAAGGACTGGTCGTGCAGGATCAACGGGCCGAGCTACTTCATTTTACACTGATCGTGATATG TATCTTGTGGCACAAATACGAAGAGCTATTGCTGATATCGGTTCTGGTAATGATGTGACCTTTGCTATGGGAAAG ACTGctagaagaaaggagagagaggcTGCAGCTGCCGAAAAAGAAGCAAGGAGTACATTGTCTAAACTCTCTTTAGTCGAGTCTGCGGTAAATGTGGAGGATAAATATAGGCACATGATTACCCCAGCGATGATAAAAAAGGAGGGAGCTGCAGATGATGCTTGGGATGACTGA
- the LOC107770905 gene encoding protein NETWORKED 4A, which produces MASTFVKSNKMRRMESKKSHSWWWDSHISPKNSKWMQDNLEQMDQNVKRMLKLIEEDADSFAKRAEMYYQKRPELVTLVEEFYRMYRSLAERYDHVTGELRKNVPSDLQSQGSGISDVGSEPPSRLPSPDRRPSRPKPGPRAAGFEFFLGTGGSSSDLGKEGDESSTLDSESESDDSSINNYSSTLSNDDDQGLRRKISELEVELRDVKEKLRAHQEDISESSFRGSHVGGNEKALARIAGYDEELRNAKEKIRLSEEEISRLRIELQRYESGDYAKNVHELNAGQEAKISDEENATEEEPQVLDPESKIRTLEEELRSTIEKLHDSEKEVERFREELKSNGSSNKLLQDQLGSAQKDVSSWKVKLEREKREVSKLQDRIARYKSNLSDRDQEIRGLKESISNANKALAEENMQLQGEITKLLKERAYLEDNIKEMDLRCQSLEEDVRRTAAGKEEMEMLLKSEIEQLKFTIAERDSHIEELNRSLDALSQKYDVLVTERDALNARVACLDEELSSKDNQIDQMNNHLHQLHIEHVALISETEGARKMVEELRSRVKESEREVERQKEIVLEGAEEKREAIRQLCFSLEHYRNGYQRLRQALEQKRLPVMAS; this is translated from the exons ATGGCATCAACTTTT GTAAAGTCGAATAAGATGAGGAGGATGGAGTCGAAGAAATCACACTCTTGGTGGTGGGACAGCCACATTAGTCCCAAAAACTCCAAGTGGATGCAAGATAATCTTGAAC AGATGGACCAGAATGTCAAAAGGATGTTGAAACTCATTGAAGAGGATGCAGATTCATTTGCTAAAAGGGCAGAAATGTATTATCAGAAAAGGCCAGAATTGGTCACACTAGTTGAGGAATTCTACCGCATGTACCGCTCATTAGCCGAGCGCTATGATCATGTGACTGGAGAGCTCCGGAAAAATGTTCCTTCAGATCTTCAATCACAGGGGTCAGGCATCTCTGACGTGGGTTCTGAACCACCCTCCAGGTTGCCCTCTCCAGATCGGAGGCCTAGCCGCCCTAAACCTGGTCCTCGTGCCGCTGGATTTGAATTCTTTCTTGGCACAGGTGGAAGCAGCTCGGATCTGGGCAAGGAAGGAGATGAATCGTCAACATTAGATTCTGAATCAGAATCAGATGATTCGTCTATCAATAATTACTCAAGTACACTGAGCAATGATGATGACCAAGGGTTGCGTAGGAAGATTAGTGAATTGGAGGTTGAGCTCCGCGACGTGAAAGAGAAGCTTCGCGCGCATCAGGAAGATATCTCTGAAAGCTCATTTAGGGGATCACATGTTGGCGGCAATGAGAAGGCTCTCGCTAGAATAGCTGGATATGATGAAGAACTTAGAAATGCAAAAGAAAAGATTCGGTTATCAGAAGAAGAGATTAGCAGGTTGAGAATTGAGCTTCAGAGGTATGAATCAGGGGACTATGCAAAGAACGTCCATGAGCTTAATGCAGGACAGGAAGCTAAAATTTCAGACGAGGAGAATGCGACAGAGGAAGAACCACAAGTTTTGGACCCAGAATCTAAGATCCGTACACTTGAGGAAGAGTTGAGGAGCACGATAGAGAAGCTTCATGATTCAGAGAAGGAGGTGGAGCGCTTTAGAGAGGAACTTAAAAGCAACGGATCCTCCAATAAATTACTTCAGGATCAGCTTGGATCAGCACAAAAAGATGTTTCTAGCTGGAAAGTCAAACttgagagagagaaaagagaagtcTCAAAGCTGCAGGACCGAATTGCGAGGTACAAATCCAATTTGTCAGACCGTGATCAAGAAATCAGAGGACTGAAAGAATCAATATCAAATGCCAACAAGGCTTTAGCAGAAGAAAACATGCAGCTTCAAGGTGAGATTACCAAATTATTAAAGGAACGAGCATATTTGGAGGATAATATCAAAGAAATGGATCTACGCTGCCAATCATTAGAGGAGGATGTTAGACGAACTGCAGCGGGGAAAGAAGAAATGGAGATGCTGCTTAAATCTGAAATCGAGCAGTTAAAGTTTACCATTGCTGAGAGGGACAGCCATATTGAAGAACTGAACAGAAGCCTCGACGCATTATCCCAGAAGTATGACGTACTGGTAACAGAGAGAGATGCCCTAAATGCCAGAGTTGCCTGCCTTGATGAAGAGCTAAGTTCTAAAGATAATCAGATTGATCAAATGAACAACCATTTGCACCAACTGCACATTGAGCATGTCGCGTTGATATCTGAAACAGAAGGGGCCCGTAAAATGGTAGAGGAGCTGAGGTCTAGGGTTAAAGAATCGGAAAGAGAAGTAGAGAGACAAAAAGAAATAGTTTTGGAAGGAGCAGAAGAGAAACGGGAGGCAATTAGGCAGCTTTGCTTCTCACTCGAGCATTATAGAAATGGTTACCAAAGGCTTCGGCAGGCTTTGGAACAGAAGAGACTGCCTGTAATGGCATCCTAA
- the LOC107770906 gene encoding DEAD-box ATP-dependent RNA helicase 20 isoform X2, producing MSYVPPHLRNFSAGKTTTLNSDGAAADYFSSKLSSHQSRIHCNGELDKSSSNGYSNSSRRSSVNYSTASRTAIPDPEFPQWKPSERVLRLKSEQIEEIRLRLNVDVNVAPGSSSAPAPIESFPDMCLHPSIMKDIEKHGYTAPTSIQAQSMPVALSGRDLLGCAETGSGKTAAFSIPMIQVANFISMSYCESHCLAQQPLQRGDGPLALVLAPTRELAQQIEKEVTAFSLSLDSFKTAIVVGGTNISEQRSELRAGVHIVVATPGRLIDHLQQGNTSLCRISFVVLDEADRMLDMGFEPQIREVMRNLPEKHQTLLFSATMPTEIEALAQDYLTNPVRIKVGKVSSPTANVSQILEKVPENDKIDRLLDLLVEEAAQSERSGHPFPLTIVFVERKTKCDEVAEALTQQGLLATALHGGRSQSEREAALRDFRHGPINILVATDVASRGLDVTGVGHVINLDLPKTMEDYVHRIGRTGRAGSTGRATSFYTDRDMYLVAQIRRAIADIGSGNDVTFAMGKTARRKEREAAAAEKEARSTLSKLSLVESAVNVEDKYRHMITPAMIKKEGAADDAWDD from the exons ATGTCTTATGTACCTCCTCACCTGAGAAACTTTTCTGCCGGCAAAACCACCACTCTGAACAGTGACGGCGCCGCCGCCGATTACTTCTCATCAAAACTCAGCTCGCATCAGTCCAGAATTCATTGCAATGGCGAGCTCGACAAGTCCTCGTCCAACGGATACTCTAATTCATCTCGCCGGAGCTCCGTTAATTACTCGACGGCATCGAGAACGGCCATCCCTGACCCTGAGTTTCCCCAATGGAAGCCTTCCGAACGTGTTCTCCGTCTTAAATCCGAGCAG ATAGAAGAGATTCGATTAAGGCTTAACGTTGATGTAAATGTTGCCCCAGGCTCAAGTTCTGCACCTGCACCTATTGAATCATTTCCTGATATG TGCTTGCATCCAAGCATCATGAAGGATATTGAAAAGCATGGCTACACTGCACCGACTTCTATTCAGGCTCAATCCATGCCAGTTGCTCTTAGTGGCAGAGATCTCTTGGGTTGTGCTGAAACTGGTAGTGGGAAGACCGCTGCGTTCAGCATACCTATGATACAGGTTGCGAATTTCATTTCCATGTCATATTGCGAATCT CACTGTTTGGCTCAACAACCTCTTCAACGTGGTGATGGACCTTTGGCATTAGTGTTGGCGCCTACGAGAGAGCTTGCGCAACAAATAGAGAAAGAG GTTACGGCTTTCAGTCTGTCACTGGATTCCTTTAAGACCGCAATTGTTGTAGGTGGGACAAACATTAGTGAACAG AGGTCTGAACTTCGAGCAGGAGTACATATAGTGGTTGCTACTCCAGGAAGACTTATAGATCATTTACAGCAAGGAAATACTTCCCTCTGCAGgatctcttttgttgttttggaTGAGGCTGATAGAATGCTTGATATGGGGTTTGAACCTCAGATAAGAGAG GTGATGCGAAATCTTCCAGAAAAGCATCAAACACTGCTCTTCAGTGCCACCATGCCTACAGAAATTGAAGCATTGGCACAG GATTACTTGACTAATCCGGTGCGGataaaagttggaaaagttagcAGCCCGACTGCAAATGTTTCCCAGATTTTAGAGAAGGTACCTGAAAATGATAAG ATTGACCGACTTTTGGATTTGTTGGTTGAGGAGGCAGCTCAATCTGAAAGATCTGGTCATCCCTTCCCTTTGACCATTGTATTTGTGGAAAGGAAG ACGAAGTGTGATGAAGTAGCAGAAGCTTTAACGCAGCAGGGTTTGCTTGCAACTGCACTTCATGGTGGTCGTAGCCAAAGTGAAAGAGAGGCCGCCCTTCGTGATTTCAGACACGGTCCTATCAATATCTTG GTCGCGACTGATGTTGCGTCTAGGGGATTGGATGTCACAGGAGTTGGACATGTAATTAACCTAGATCTCCCAAAG ACCATGGAAGATTATGTACACCGGATTGGAAGGACTGGTCGTGCAGGATCAACGGGCCGAGCTACTTCATTTTACACTGATCGTGATATG TATCTTGTGGCACAAATACGAAGAGCTATTGCTGATATCGGTTCTGGTAATGATGTGACCTTTGCTATGGGAAAG ACTGctagaagaaaggagagagaggcTGCAGCTGCCGAAAAAGAAGCAAGGAGTACATTGTCTAAACTCTCTTTAGTCGAGTCTGCGGTAAATGTGGAGGATAAATATAGGCACATGATTACCCCAGCGATGATAAAAAAGGAGGGAGCTGCAGATGATGCTTGGGATGACTGA